The DNA sequence ACACTCTTCTAATATCCCAACTCACTTATTTCTGAGAAATTCAACGTACTCCTATATCTCCAATGTATTTGTGTAATTAACACAGATCACTCGCCATGCATTTGCCATAGGGAAATAACATTGAATTGATTTTGGGATAAGGTTTAGAGGGGAATCATGATCAATTTATCTCATTCATTGGTATATGGTTTATTTTATGTAATGTACACTTAATCAGGGTTTTAATTGTGTGTTTTATTGAATGAAACTGTGCCATTGCATGCATTGATACATGCTTTCCTTGAGTGGTTCTCTCTTGTGCATGTTGAGTTCATAGTTTCGTAACTCACTGTTACTTTTAATTACTTTAATTTTTTCAATTTATGAGACTAAAGAAACTTAGTTTACTATCAATGCTGGTGATGAGTACAATGACAGCGTGTATGCAAGATGAGTTTGATAACCTTCAAGATCAGGTGAACGACTTGAATGAACAGGTAACGGACTTAAATGGTAAAGTTGGTGAGTTGGAGGAAATGCAACAACAGGCTTTGATGCAGGCAATTGCAGAGCTTCAGTCATCATTGGACTCAATGAGTTCATCAAATGCTGAGAAGTACAATGGGCTACTGGAAAACCTTAAGCTGATTGAAGATGAAGTGGCGAACAACGAGGCAGCAGTTTACTATGGAAACCTATTGAAAGACGAAGACTTTGATGCTTTTATGGCACAAGGTGCTACCATCCTGACAGGTAAGGTTACCTTATCCTCTCAAAGTCAGGTTGAAGCTTTGGTAAATGCAAAAATGATCGGTGGTAGCCTAACGATCAAAGGAGAAGTAGGAAATGTAATGCTCCCTAATTTGGAGAACATTGGGGAAGATCTGATGATTCAAGAAGTGTCAGGTGAGACATCTATTCAGTTCGAAAAATTATCTACTGTAGGAGGGGCATTCTATGTCGTAGAAAATCCTGGCCTGACAGAAGTACTGGCAAATGGTATTGCTGTGATCAATCATGAACTTTACGTTGAAGCTAACAACGTACTGACTACACTTTCGCTTTCCACTTTGGATAAGGTACAAAATATCTATATCAATGAATATTGGGCAGCGGATCCTAATTATTATGGTTTTGGTGCATTGGCTAACCTGAACTTGTCAGGAACTGATGTATCAAGCGATGTTTACATTTCCTATTTGGCTAGGGAAGCTGGTACCTTGTCACTTGGTAAAATCGGAGGTTCATTTACTTGTATCTACACAGGTTTAAGCTCAATTGAGATTAGTGGTGATATGGTAAATGGCGATTTTATTGTGGAAAATAATATCGTATTGTCTTCGATCGTGGCGGATAACCTGAAACATGTAGAAGGTCAACTGTCAATTGGACATAATGACAATGGGATAGTCTGGGATGCAATAGAGAAAACAGGGTTGGAAACAATGCCGGCTTTCAGCAAACTGGAATATATTGGAGGTGATGTATCGATACAATTCAATGGTGCCATGACCACAATGGATGCATTCAACAATGTAACTGAGGTTAAGGGAGATAATATTTATATCGGATTCAATGGTTTGACTGAGTTTATCAATGTCTTCAATACTCTGGAGCAAACTGGTGCAAGCCAATATTCAAACGCCAGTATCACAGTAGATGAAAAAACAAACTGGTTTACAGGTTTTAATGCTTTAACTGAAGCGCTGCATATAAACGTTTCGATCTCCAAGCCATCAGAAGATACTGGAGGTGGTATCAGTGCATTCTCTACAGTATCTGATATTGCTAAGTTGGAAGGCTTTAATAACATAACAGCAGTTTCAACTTTGAGATTGAATTTGACAGAGGTGACGGACTTCAATGCTTTTGCTGCATTGGAGAATTTCAAAAACTTCCAGACCTATTTGTATGTGTATTTACCTTCCGATACCAATGTAGGGCTTTGTGCCATGGAGCCTATCCTGGCAAAAGTCAAGAACGGTGATTTTGATATCAGCTATAACCCTAACAGAAAGGCTGTATTTTATGATAACGCCACATATTCAGAAGTGGATAGAGATACTGCAATCGATCGATTGACATACCCTTGTAATCAAAACTAGCAGTGAGATATAGAGGTCGCTCATAAAATATTACGTGTGAGGTAGTAGAGTGGCCTCTAGCTCATTTTTTAAAAACTGAGCCTGTATGTAGCATATCTACAATTGGTACTAGCGGTTACTCAATCAGGGTAATATCTTCTATATAAAGCATTTAAATAAACTCCAATGAAAAAATTAATTGGATTAGTTCTTTTGAACTTCCTTTTTTTAAACTCATTACTTGCTCAGGAAGTTCGAGTTGAAGGGCATGTACATGATCAGAGTGGTGTAACATTGCCTGGTGTAAATATAACAGTAACAGGATCAGAGAAAGGAACGGTTTCTAATATTGAAGGCTACTATTCAATTATAGTTCCCAGTGACACCTCAAGCCTTATATTTTCATTTATTGGAATGCAAACCATAGTGGAAAATGTAAATGGGCGCTCGAAAGTTAATGTTATAATGAAGGATGCTTCCCAAGAGTTGGAGTCAGTAATTGTCGTGGCTTATGGTACTTCCACTAAAGAAGCTTTTACAGGTGCTGCAGAAGTCTTGGATGAGAAACTGATTGAAAACAGGCCTGTCACATCCTTTGAAAAAGCTTTGCAAGGTACAACTGCCGGCCTGATGGTGACAAGTGGTTCAGGACAACCGGGGGCAAGTGCAACGGTTAGGGTTAGAGGCGTGGGATCGCTTAGTGCAAACAGCGCACCCCTGTATGTATTGGATGGAATTCCAATGGCAGGGTCTATCTCTGACTTGAACCCGAATGACATTGAAGGGATTACAGTACTGAAGGATGCGGCTGCGGCTTCACTGTACGGTTCAAGAGCGGCAAATGGTGTAATCCTGATTACCACCAAGCAAGGTAAGTCTGGTAATACTCGAATTTCAGTTAACAGCCAGTTAGGGGTTTCTCAGCGTATCTCTGATGGTTATGCGCTAATGAATTCAACACAAATCTATGAGCATACATGGTTAGGTTTATACAATCAGGCATTGCTGAATGGGAAGAGCACTGATGAGGCAAAAAATCTTGCTCATAAAAATGTGGAAAGCATTGTAGGTTTCAATCCTTTCGGTGTTGATGCACCTTTGGACAATAATGGCAAGCTGATTCCAGGCACGCTCGTAAATACGGATACAGATTGGAGAGACCTGGTTTACAATACAGGCATCATTCAGAACCATAACCTTAACATCATGGGAGGTTCAGATGTGACTAAAGTATTCTTCTCCTTGGGCTATTATGATGATAGTGGTACGACATTGAATTCCAATTTTCAGCGATATACCAGTAAAGTAAACGTAACCCATAAGATCAATAACTTCCTGACTGCCGGTATCAATACACACTTGTCGTATTCAAAAACCAATGCTCCTCCGAGTGGTACAGAAGGAGCCAACCCAGTTCGTGCTGCAGAAATCATCAATGCTGCTTCTCCTGTTTACAATGCTGATGGTAGCTATAATTGGGACAACAAGGCTGTATTTGATTTCAACCCAATTGGTTTGGCAGAGATGGACAAATACCGTTATGAGACAAAAAGAGGGATTGTCAATTCATATCTGAATGTAGCCATTACACCATCGCTTTCTTTCAGGACTTCAGCTGGTATTGACAACAGCAATGACAAGGGATTGAATTATTATAACCCTGAGCATGGAAACGGTGCAGGCGTAAATGGTAGAACGACCATGTCACAGTCAGAGAACCTTGCCTGGAATATTTCAAATATCCTTTCCTATAACATAGAGAACGATTACTCTAACTTGGAGCTTTTGGTAGGCCAAGAAGCAATAGGTGAAGACTACTCCTTGATTTCGGCAGGTGTAACGGGATTTTCTGTACCGGGTTATGAGGATATGGTATGGGGATC is a window from the Limibacter armeniacum genome containing:
- a CDS encoding SusC/RagA family TonB-linked outer membrane protein codes for the protein MKKLIGLVLLNFLFLNSLLAQEVRVEGHVHDQSGVTLPGVNITVTGSEKGTVSNIEGYYSIIVPSDTSSLIFSFIGMQTIVENVNGRSKVNVIMKDASQELESVIVVAYGTSTKEAFTGAAEVLDEKLIENRPVTSFEKALQGTTAGLMVTSGSGQPGASATVRVRGVGSLSANSAPLYVLDGIPMAGSISDLNPNDIEGITVLKDAAAASLYGSRAANGVILITTKQGKSGNTRISVNSQLGVSQRISDGYALMNSTQIYEHTWLGLYNQALLNGKSTDEAKNLAHKNVESIVGFNPFGVDAPLDNNGKLIPGTLVNTDTDWRDLVYNTGIIQNHNLNIMGGSDVTKVFFSLGYYDDSGTTLNSNFQRYTSKVNVTHKINNFLTAGINTHLSYSKTNAPPSGTEGANPVRAAEIINAASPVYNADGSYNWDNKAVFDFNPIGLAEMDKYRYETKRGIVNSYLNVAITPSLSFRTSAGIDNSNDKGLNYYNPEHGNGAGVNGRTTMSQSENLAWNISNILSYNIENDYSNLELLVGQEAIGEDYSLISAGVTGFSVPGYEDMVWGSKPESPASLTSSWNMISYLGQAKYDYQNRYFLSVSIRRDGSSRFGQNNKYGLFYSAGGGWRVTEESWMPQMSWLNNLKFRGSYGTSGNNSIGNYASLGLYGSGANYGGYSGITPVQLSNDDLSWEKISSFNIGMESRILNRIDLTVEYYQRKSDGLLFSRPLSAAKGFGSILTNLGAMVNTGYEATLSYEMIRRKNLSSTIGLNVSTNANKILSLSTDQIVSGTKLLEEGSSIYQFYMREWAGVNPDNGQPMWYVNADSDDKEGDNSQGSAFMDPLGSGREVTSEYNDAERIRLGTSLPDFFGGVNYNLTYKGLELSCYFYFSYGGKIYNLDYASNMHDGTQPGYNLAADAINAWTPNNKYTDVPRYVVNGTDRGNEMSSRFLEDASYVRLKNITLAYNLSETQSEKLHLKGLRVFVSGENLWTLTNFKGFDPEGVINGTTNNTVPGVKVITGGLKLDL